In one window of Pagrus major chromosome 12, Pma_NU_1.0 DNA:
- the kmt5aa gene encoding N-lysine methyltransferase KMT5A-A isoform X1 — protein MISSDWVRETVLDQNIPNNLEIVCNSHSVTVLSCTKSISPVHDEKTIKLTQEGRCSPICCQQNEAQRQGEGRRTNTISATPKDSTTDFPEMESSYSQCSPCWSDEQPSPPQLYCRRSPAELSLPRSNSLSHAPLHANNNSALHGHQRRGVRLKVKGKKSTLRIAGGKNSQNRKVTDYYPIRRSSRKSKTELKCEEKKHIDDLITKGIEEGMEVQHIEGKGRAVFATRCFQKGEYVVEYHGDLLQITDAKKREAEYAQNPATGCYMYYFQYLCKTYCVDATKETGRLGRLINHSKNGNCQTKLHDINGVPHLILVASRDVDEGEELLYDYGDRSKASIAAHPWLKY, from the exons ATGATTTCTTCTGATTGGGTCAGAGAAACAGTCTTGGACCAGAATATTCCTAATAACCTT GAGATTGTATGCAATAGTCATTCAGTCACTGTCTTAAGCTGCACCAAATCCATATCGCCAGTTCATGATGAGAAGACGATCAAGCTGACACAGGAGGGACGGTGCTCTCCGATATGCTGCCAGCAGAACGAAGCTCAGAGGCAGGGAGAGG gcaggagaacaaacaccatCAGCGCCACACCAAAAGACTCGACGACTGACTTCCCAGAGATGGAGAGCAGCTACAGCCAGTGTTCACCCTGCTGGTCAGATGAACAGCCGTCGCCTCCGCAGCTCTACTGCCGCCGCTCCCCCGCCGAGCTCTCCCTGCCCCGTAGCAACAGCTTATCTCACGCTCCCCTCCACGCCAACAACAACAGCGCTCTGCACGGCCACCAGAGGAGAGGAGTCCGCCTCAAGGTCAAAGGAAAGAAGTCCACGCTAAGAAT TGCCGGAGGGAAAAACTCTCAAAACCGAAAAGTTACTGATTACTATCCAATAAGACGAAGCTcaagaaaaagtaaaacagagCTCAAG TGTGAAGAAAAGAAGCACATAGATGATCTCATCACAAAGGGAATAGAAGAAGGAATGGAG gTGCAACATATAGAAGGAAAGGGGCGAGCAGTGTTTGCCACTCGGTGTTTCCAGAAAGGCGAGTATGTGGTGGAGTACCACGGAGACCTGCTGCAGATCACTGACGCCAAAAAGAGGGAGGCCGAATACGCTCAGAACCCCGCCACCGGCTGCTACATGTACTACTTCCAGTACCTCTGCAAAACTTACTG TGTGGACGCCACAAAAGAGACTGGTCGCCTGGGTAGGTTGATAAATCACAGTAAAAACGGAAACTGCCAAACCAAACTCCACGACATCAACGGCGTCCCTCACCTCATCCTCGTCGCCTCTCGAGACGTTGACGAGGGTGAGGAGCTGCTCTATGACTATGGAGACCGCAGTAAAGCCTCCATCGCAGCTCACCCGTGGCTCAAATATTGA
- the kmt5aa gene encoding N-lysine methyltransferase KMT5A-A isoform X2, giving the protein MNGEIVCNSHSVTVLSCTKSISPVHDEKTIKLTQEGRCSPICCQQNEAQRQGEGRRTNTISATPKDSTTDFPEMESSYSQCSPCWSDEQPSPPQLYCRRSPAELSLPRSNSLSHAPLHANNNSALHGHQRRGVRLKVKGKKSTLRIAGGKNSQNRKVTDYYPIRRSSRKSKTELKCEEKKHIDDLITKGIEEGMEVQHIEGKGRAVFATRCFQKGEYVVEYHGDLLQITDAKKREAEYAQNPATGCYMYYFQYLCKTYCVDATKETGRLGRLINHSKNGNCQTKLHDINGVPHLILVASRDVDEGEELLYDYGDRSKASIAAHPWLKY; this is encoded by the exons ATGAACGGG GAGATTGTATGCAATAGTCATTCAGTCACTGTCTTAAGCTGCACCAAATCCATATCGCCAGTTCATGATGAGAAGACGATCAAGCTGACACAGGAGGGACGGTGCTCTCCGATATGCTGCCAGCAGAACGAAGCTCAGAGGCAGGGAGAGG gcaggagaacaaacaccatCAGCGCCACACCAAAAGACTCGACGACTGACTTCCCAGAGATGGAGAGCAGCTACAGCCAGTGTTCACCCTGCTGGTCAGATGAACAGCCGTCGCCTCCGCAGCTCTACTGCCGCCGCTCCCCCGCCGAGCTCTCCCTGCCCCGTAGCAACAGCTTATCTCACGCTCCCCTCCACGCCAACAACAACAGCGCTCTGCACGGCCACCAGAGGAGAGGAGTCCGCCTCAAGGTCAAAGGAAAGAAGTCCACGCTAAGAAT TGCCGGAGGGAAAAACTCTCAAAACCGAAAAGTTACTGATTACTATCCAATAAGACGAAGCTcaagaaaaagtaaaacagagCTCAAG TGTGAAGAAAAGAAGCACATAGATGATCTCATCACAAAGGGAATAGAAGAAGGAATGGAG gTGCAACATATAGAAGGAAAGGGGCGAGCAGTGTTTGCCACTCGGTGTTTCCAGAAAGGCGAGTATGTGGTGGAGTACCACGGAGACCTGCTGCAGATCACTGACGCCAAAAAGAGGGAGGCCGAATACGCTCAGAACCCCGCCACCGGCTGCTACATGTACTACTTCCAGTACCTCTGCAAAACTTACTG TGTGGACGCCACAAAAGAGACTGGTCGCCTGGGTAGGTTGATAAATCACAGTAAAAACGGAAACTGCCAAACCAAACTCCACGACATCAACGGCGTCCCTCACCTCATCCTCGTCGCCTCTCGAGACGTTGACGAGGGTGAGGAGCTGCTCTATGACTATGGAGACCGCAGTAAAGCCTCCATCGCAGCTCACCCGTGGCTCAAATATTGA
- the sbno1 gene encoding protein strawberry notch homolog 1 isoform X1: MDPGQDLLLAALSESGICPNDIGLFDVDAQDVAQPSTTQQSISISALDVGVGTESMDVVRTEPPAPVPIVTIRHKPQPSTTTFVLNQLNQLPSLGATVTKQSAANNIKHTITVTKVVHVANSALRGSSTPSSTSIPASVSTVVPSNRDQQIQLKDLLRTGNVKSTGPKGNSLMELMKLKPPPDITTPVATATATGEMNNGVKKEVLGKDAARIWINDNIKMHNFTHPLKLPGMKEEDEPEEEEEDELGHAETYAEYMPMKLKVGLRHPDPVVETSSLSSVNPPDVWYRMSIPEETIDRGCLSALQLEAITYAAQQHETFLPGGDRAAYLIGDGAGVGKGRTIAGVIYENYLLGRKRSLWFSVSNDLKYDAERDLRDIGAKNIQVHSLNKFKYGKISSKHNGSVKKGVIFATYSSLIGESQSGGKYKTRFQQLLHWCGEDFDGVIVYDECHKAKNVCPVGSSKPTKTGLAVLELQNKLPKARVVYASATGASEPRNMAYMNRLGIWGPKTPFREFGNFIQAVERRGVGAMEIVAMDMKLRGMYIARQLSFTGVTFKIEEVPLSQKYIHMYNKSVRLWVSAREKFQQAANLMDAEQRMKKSMWGQFWSAHQRFFKYLCIASKVRRVVQLAREEVQNGKCVVIGLQSTGEARTLEALEEGGGELNDFVSTAKGVLQSLIEKHFPAPDRQKLYSLLGIDLSAKKTPSPCDTAAQQEQKGKKRKGSEVKKQQQKKKPRKHGGLSGTSSEESQSEESDRESGKDSDDSFKSVSSADEDDDFNPFRDESDDDGEDDPWLIRKEPKKGKEKKKKKRRRSIDPDSIQSALLASGLGSTRPAFTAPVNPPSAPAIVKAESQDSFVTGDDAVEQAQKMKRELLDQLEEVAEELPPNTLDELIDELGGPENVAEMTGRKGRVVSNDDGSITYESRSELDVPVEILNLTEKQRFMDGEKNIAIISEAASSGISLQADRRVKNQRRRVHMTLELPWSADRAIQQFGRTHRSNQVTAPEYVFLISELAGEQRFASIVAKRLESLGALTHGDRRATETRDLSRFNFDNKYGRNALEIVMKSIVKLDSPLVSPPSEFKGDFFKEIQKGLIGVGLINVEDRSGTLSLDKDYNNIGKFLNRILGMEVHQQNALFQYFADTLGAVIQEAKKNGRYDMGILDLGSGDEKVKKVDCRKFLTPGYTTSGHVELYTVSVERGMSWEEATHAWAEQNGPDDGFYVQMRNNKKTAILVKEVNTKKRLFLVYRPNTGRQLKLETYADIKKKFKKVLSEDAKQHWTDQYKSSAVICSHAYWRGNCKKASVGLQCEVGLRCRTYFVLCGSVLSVWNEVELVLTPVSGANVKVQIVRLRTEDGQRIVGLIIPANCVSALINKLSTSDQSQQLAVQEQQKRQQLHPQSFSHAPNT, translated from the exons ATGGATCCTGGACAGGATTTACTTCTCGCTGCCCTGAGTGAGAGCGGCATTTGCCCCAATGATATTGGCCTGTTTGACGTTGATGCTCAGGATGTTGCGCAGCCCTCTACAACCCAGCAA TCTATCTCCATCAGTGCCCTGGATGTTGGTGTGGGCACAGAGTCAATGGACGTTGTTCGAACGGAGCCTCCAGCTCCAGTCCCTATAGTTACTATCAGG CACAAACCTCAGCCATCAACCACCACGTTTGTCTTAAATCAGCTGAATCAGTTGCCGTCACTTGGAGCTACTGTGACCAAACAATCAGCCGCAAACAATATCAAACATACCATAACTGTCACCAAGGTGGTCCATGTTGCTAACTCAGCCCTGCGAGGTTCCTCGACCCCCTCCTCCACAAGTATTCCTGCTTCAGTGTCCACAGTAGTGCCTTCAAACAGAGATCAG cagATTCAGTTGAAAGACCTCCTTCGGACCGGCAATGTGAAGAGCACCGGTCCAAAGGGCAACAGTCTGATGGAGCTCATGAAGCTGAAGCCTCCACCTGACATCACTACACCAGTAGCAACGGCAACTGCGACAG GTGAAATGAACAACGGAGTCAAGAAAGAAGTTTTGGGGAAAGATGCTGCCAGGATCTGGATTaatgacaacattaaaatgcacaaCTTCACACATCCTCTG AAACTCCCAGGGATGAAGGAGGAAGACGagcctgaggaggaagaggaagatgagttGGGTCATGCAGAAACGTACGCGGAGTACATGCCAATGAAAT TAAAAGTTGGTCTGCGGCATCCTGACCCTGTGGTGGAGACCAGTTCCCTGTCCAGTGTCAATCCTCCAGATGTTTGGTACAGAATGTCCATCCCAGAAGAAACTATCGACCGTGGctgcctgtctgctctgcaGCTGGAAGCCATCACATACGCTGCTCAG CAACATGAGACATTCCTCCCCGGTGGTGATCGAGCTGCGTATTTGATTGGCGATGGAGCTGGTGTGGGGAAAGGCCGGACCATTGCAGGGGTCATCTATGAGAATTACCTGTTAGGCAGGAAGAGGTCACTTTG GTTCAGTGTCTCAAATGACTTAAAGTACGACGCTGAAAGGGATTTAAGAGATATCGGGGCCAAAAACATCCAGGTTCACTCACTGAACAAG ttcaAATATGGAAAAATCTCTTCGAAACACAATGGGAGTGTGAAGAAAGGTGTGATATTCGCCACCTACTCTTCCTTGATAGGAGAGAGCCAATCAGGAGGGAAGTACAAGACCAGAtttcagcagctcctccactgGTGCGGGGAGGACTTTGACGGAGTC ATTGTCTATGACGAGTGTCACAAAGCCAAAAATGTGTGTCCAGTCGGTTCATCCAAACCCACAAAAACTGGACTTGCAGTGTTGGAACTGCAGAACAAACTCCCCAAAGCTCGGGTCGTGTATGCAAGTGCTACAG GTGCCTCTGAACCGCGAAATATGGCCTATATGAATCGTTTGGGCATCTGGGGCCCCAAAACTCCCTTCAGAGAATTTGGCAACTTTATCCAAGCTGTTGAGCGCAG aGGTGTTGGCGCCATGGAGATCGTCGctatggacatgaaactgagggGGATGTACATCGCGAGGCAGTTGAGTTTCACAGGTGTGACTTTCAAGATTGAGGAGGTTCCCCTGTCTCAGAAATACATCCACATGTACAACAAATCAGTGAGGCTG TGGGTGAGTGCACGTGAGAAGTTCCAGCAGGCTGCGAACCTGATGGACGCAGAGCAGCGCATGAAGAAGTCCATGTGGGGCCAGTTCTGGTCGGCTCACCAGAGGTTCTTCAAATACCTCTGCATCGCCTCTAAAGTCCGCAGAGTGGTCCAGCTCGCCAGAGAGGAGGTGCAGAACGGAAAG TGTGTGGTGATCGGTCTTCAGTCCACTGGAGAAGCAAGAACACTGGAGGctctggaggagggaggaggagagctcaaTGACTTTGTGTCGACTGCAAA GGGTGTGCTGCAGTCCCTGATTGAGAAGCACTTTCCAGCTCCTGACAGACAGAAGCTGTACAGCCTGTTGGGTATCGACCTCTCAGCCAAGAAGACGCCCTCTCCCTGTGACACGGCAGCACAGCAAGAACAGAAgggcaagaaaagaaaag GTTCAGAGgtcaaaaagcagcagcagaagaagaagcctcGCAAGCATGGCGGGCTGTCAGGTACCAGCTCCGAggagagccaatcagaggagtcGGACAGAGAGTCCGGTAAAGACAGTGACGACAGCTTCAAGTCTGTCAGCTCGGCAGATGAAGACGATGATTTCAACCCATTCAGAGACGAGTCTGATGACGATGGGGAAGACG ATCCATGGCTCATCAGAAAAGAACcaaagaaagggaaagagaagaagaagaaaaagagaaggaggagtaTCGATCCAGACTCCATTCAAAGTGCCTTGTTAGCCTCTGGGCTGGGCTCCACCAGGCCTGCTTTCACTGCCCCTGTTAACCCCCCCAGCGCACCTGCGATAG TCAAGGCAGAGAGTCAGGATAGCTTCGTAACAGGAGACGACGCAGTGGAGCAAGCccagaaaatgaagagagaacTGCTGGATCAGCTCGAGGAGGTCGCTGAAGAGCTGCCGCCCAACACTCTGGACGAGCTCATCGATGAACTGGGGGGACCTGAAAATGTAGCTGAG ATGACTGGCCGCAAAGGTCGCGTGGTCAGTAATGACGATGGCAGCATCACGTATGAATCTCGCTCTGAGCTGGACGTGCCGGTGGAAATCCTCAATCTCACAGAGAAGCAGAGGTTCATGGATGGAGAGAAG AACATTGCCATCATCTCAGAAGCTGCCAGCTCAGGTATCTCGCTGCAGGCCGATCGTCGAGTGAAGAACCAGCGACGGAGAGTCCACATGACACTGGAGCTGCCGTGGAGCGCAGACAGAGCGATACAGCAGTTCG GGAGAACTCACAGGTCGAACCAGGTCACAGCTCCAGAATATGTCTTCCTCATATCAGAGCTGGCAGGAGAGCAGAGATTTGCTTCCATTGTAGCCAAAAGACTAGAGAGCCTG GGAGCTCTCACTCACGGAGACAGAAGAGCAACAGAAACTCGAGATCTGAGCAGGTTTAATTTTGACAACAAA TACGGCCGAAACGCTCTGGAAATTGTGATGAAGTCTATCGTAAAGCTCGACTCTCCGTTAGTGTCTCCACCCTCTGAATTTAAAGGTGATTTCTTCAAAG AAATTCAAAAAGGATTAATAGGTGTGGGCCTCATAAATGTGGAGGACAGATCTGGCACACTCTCACTGGACAAAG ACTACAACAACATTGGGAAGTTCCTGAACCGTATTTTGGGCATGGAGGTCCACCAGCAGAACGCCTTGTTCCAGTACTTCGCTGACACACTGGGAGCAGTCATCCAAGAGGCCAAGAAGAATGGCAGATACGACATGGGCATTCTTG ATCTGGGCTCTGGTGATGAGAAGGTGAAGAAGGTGGACTGCAGGAAGTTCCTCACACCGGGCTATACCACATCTGGACATGTGGAGCTCTACACC GTGAGTGTGGAGAGAGGGATGTCCTGGGAGGAGGCGACGCATGCTTGGGCAGAACAGAACGGACCAGATGATGGCTTCTATGTACAG atgaGGAACAACAAGAAAACCGCCATCCTGGTCAAAGAGGTGAACACCAAGAAGAGGCTGTTCCTGGTGTACCGGCCGAACACGGGCCGACAGCTCAAACTGGAGACGTACGCAGACATCAAGAAGAAGTTTAAAAAG GTCTTATCAGAAGACGCCAAGCAGCACTGGACTGACCAGTACAAGTCGTCAGCAGTAATCTGCTCTCATGCGTATTG GCGGGGGAACTGTAAGAAGGCGTCGGTGGGTCTGCAGTGTGAAGTCGGACTTCGGTGCAGGACGTACTTCGTTCTGTGTGGCTCGGTGCTCAGTGTGTGGAATGAGGTGGAGCTGGTGCTCACTCCTGTCAGTGGAGCCAATGTGAAGGTGCAGATAGTCCGCCTCAGAACAGAAGATGGACAGAGGATAGTTG GACTGATCATTCCAGCgaactgtgtgtctgcattaATTAACAAGCTGTCAACATCGGACCAGAGCCAGCAGCTCGCTgtgcaggagcagcagaaacGGCAGCAGCTCCACCCTCAGAGTTTCAGTCATGCACCCAACACATAG
- the sbno1 gene encoding protein strawberry notch homolog 1 isoform X2: protein MDPGQDLLLAALSESGICPNDIGLFDVDAQDVAQPSTTQQSISISALDVGVGTESMDVVRTEPPAPVPIVTIRHKPQPSTTTFVLNQLNQLPSLGATVTKQSAANNIKHTITVTKVVHVANSALRGSSTPSSTSIPASVSTVVPSNRDQIQLKDLLRTGNVKSTGPKGNSLMELMKLKPPPDITTPVATATATGEMNNGVKKEVLGKDAARIWINDNIKMHNFTHPLKLPGMKEEDEPEEEEEDELGHAETYAEYMPMKLKVGLRHPDPVVETSSLSSVNPPDVWYRMSIPEETIDRGCLSALQLEAITYAAQQHETFLPGGDRAAYLIGDGAGVGKGRTIAGVIYENYLLGRKRSLWFSVSNDLKYDAERDLRDIGAKNIQVHSLNKFKYGKISSKHNGSVKKGVIFATYSSLIGESQSGGKYKTRFQQLLHWCGEDFDGVIVYDECHKAKNVCPVGSSKPTKTGLAVLELQNKLPKARVVYASATGASEPRNMAYMNRLGIWGPKTPFREFGNFIQAVERRGVGAMEIVAMDMKLRGMYIARQLSFTGVTFKIEEVPLSQKYIHMYNKSVRLWVSAREKFQQAANLMDAEQRMKKSMWGQFWSAHQRFFKYLCIASKVRRVVQLAREEVQNGKCVVIGLQSTGEARTLEALEEGGGELNDFVSTAKGVLQSLIEKHFPAPDRQKLYSLLGIDLSAKKTPSPCDTAAQQEQKGKKRKGSEVKKQQQKKKPRKHGGLSGTSSEESQSEESDRESGKDSDDSFKSVSSADEDDDFNPFRDESDDDGEDDPWLIRKEPKKGKEKKKKKRRRSIDPDSIQSALLASGLGSTRPAFTAPVNPPSAPAIVKAESQDSFVTGDDAVEQAQKMKRELLDQLEEVAEELPPNTLDELIDELGGPENVAEMTGRKGRVVSNDDGSITYESRSELDVPVEILNLTEKQRFMDGEKNIAIISEAASSGISLQADRRVKNQRRRVHMTLELPWSADRAIQQFGRTHRSNQVTAPEYVFLISELAGEQRFASIVAKRLESLGALTHGDRRATETRDLSRFNFDNKYGRNALEIVMKSIVKLDSPLVSPPSEFKGDFFKEIQKGLIGVGLINVEDRSGTLSLDKDYNNIGKFLNRILGMEVHQQNALFQYFADTLGAVIQEAKKNGRYDMGILDLGSGDEKVKKVDCRKFLTPGYTTSGHVELYTVSVERGMSWEEATHAWAEQNGPDDGFYVQMRNNKKTAILVKEVNTKKRLFLVYRPNTGRQLKLETYADIKKKFKKVLSEDAKQHWTDQYKSSAVICSHAYWRGNCKKASVGLQCEVGLRCRTYFVLCGSVLSVWNEVELVLTPVSGANVKVQIVRLRTEDGQRIVGLIIPANCVSALINKLSTSDQSQQLAVQEQQKRQQLHPQSFSHAPNT, encoded by the exons ATGGATCCTGGACAGGATTTACTTCTCGCTGCCCTGAGTGAGAGCGGCATTTGCCCCAATGATATTGGCCTGTTTGACGTTGATGCTCAGGATGTTGCGCAGCCCTCTACAACCCAGCAA TCTATCTCCATCAGTGCCCTGGATGTTGGTGTGGGCACAGAGTCAATGGACGTTGTTCGAACGGAGCCTCCAGCTCCAGTCCCTATAGTTACTATCAGG CACAAACCTCAGCCATCAACCACCACGTTTGTCTTAAATCAGCTGAATCAGTTGCCGTCACTTGGAGCTACTGTGACCAAACAATCAGCCGCAAACAATATCAAACATACCATAACTGTCACCAAGGTGGTCCATGTTGCTAACTCAGCCCTGCGAGGTTCCTCGACCCCCTCCTCCACAAGTATTCCTGCTTCAGTGTCCACAGTAGTGCCTTCAAACAGAGATCAG ATTCAGTTGAAAGACCTCCTTCGGACCGGCAATGTGAAGAGCACCGGTCCAAAGGGCAACAGTCTGATGGAGCTCATGAAGCTGAAGCCTCCACCTGACATCACTACACCAGTAGCAACGGCAACTGCGACAG GTGAAATGAACAACGGAGTCAAGAAAGAAGTTTTGGGGAAAGATGCTGCCAGGATCTGGATTaatgacaacattaaaatgcacaaCTTCACACATCCTCTG AAACTCCCAGGGATGAAGGAGGAAGACGagcctgaggaggaagaggaagatgagttGGGTCATGCAGAAACGTACGCGGAGTACATGCCAATGAAAT TAAAAGTTGGTCTGCGGCATCCTGACCCTGTGGTGGAGACCAGTTCCCTGTCCAGTGTCAATCCTCCAGATGTTTGGTACAGAATGTCCATCCCAGAAGAAACTATCGACCGTGGctgcctgtctgctctgcaGCTGGAAGCCATCACATACGCTGCTCAG CAACATGAGACATTCCTCCCCGGTGGTGATCGAGCTGCGTATTTGATTGGCGATGGAGCTGGTGTGGGGAAAGGCCGGACCATTGCAGGGGTCATCTATGAGAATTACCTGTTAGGCAGGAAGAGGTCACTTTG GTTCAGTGTCTCAAATGACTTAAAGTACGACGCTGAAAGGGATTTAAGAGATATCGGGGCCAAAAACATCCAGGTTCACTCACTGAACAAG ttcaAATATGGAAAAATCTCTTCGAAACACAATGGGAGTGTGAAGAAAGGTGTGATATTCGCCACCTACTCTTCCTTGATAGGAGAGAGCCAATCAGGAGGGAAGTACAAGACCAGAtttcagcagctcctccactgGTGCGGGGAGGACTTTGACGGAGTC ATTGTCTATGACGAGTGTCACAAAGCCAAAAATGTGTGTCCAGTCGGTTCATCCAAACCCACAAAAACTGGACTTGCAGTGTTGGAACTGCAGAACAAACTCCCCAAAGCTCGGGTCGTGTATGCAAGTGCTACAG GTGCCTCTGAACCGCGAAATATGGCCTATATGAATCGTTTGGGCATCTGGGGCCCCAAAACTCCCTTCAGAGAATTTGGCAACTTTATCCAAGCTGTTGAGCGCAG aGGTGTTGGCGCCATGGAGATCGTCGctatggacatgaaactgagggGGATGTACATCGCGAGGCAGTTGAGTTTCACAGGTGTGACTTTCAAGATTGAGGAGGTTCCCCTGTCTCAGAAATACATCCACATGTACAACAAATCAGTGAGGCTG TGGGTGAGTGCACGTGAGAAGTTCCAGCAGGCTGCGAACCTGATGGACGCAGAGCAGCGCATGAAGAAGTCCATGTGGGGCCAGTTCTGGTCGGCTCACCAGAGGTTCTTCAAATACCTCTGCATCGCCTCTAAAGTCCGCAGAGTGGTCCAGCTCGCCAGAGAGGAGGTGCAGAACGGAAAG TGTGTGGTGATCGGTCTTCAGTCCACTGGAGAAGCAAGAACACTGGAGGctctggaggagggaggaggagagctcaaTGACTTTGTGTCGACTGCAAA GGGTGTGCTGCAGTCCCTGATTGAGAAGCACTTTCCAGCTCCTGACAGACAGAAGCTGTACAGCCTGTTGGGTATCGACCTCTCAGCCAAGAAGACGCCCTCTCCCTGTGACACGGCAGCACAGCAAGAACAGAAgggcaagaaaagaaaag GTTCAGAGgtcaaaaagcagcagcagaagaagaagcctcGCAAGCATGGCGGGCTGTCAGGTACCAGCTCCGAggagagccaatcagaggagtcGGACAGAGAGTCCGGTAAAGACAGTGACGACAGCTTCAAGTCTGTCAGCTCGGCAGATGAAGACGATGATTTCAACCCATTCAGAGACGAGTCTGATGACGATGGGGAAGACG ATCCATGGCTCATCAGAAAAGAACcaaagaaagggaaagagaagaagaagaaaaagagaaggaggagtaTCGATCCAGACTCCATTCAAAGTGCCTTGTTAGCCTCTGGGCTGGGCTCCACCAGGCCTGCTTTCACTGCCCCTGTTAACCCCCCCAGCGCACCTGCGATAG TCAAGGCAGAGAGTCAGGATAGCTTCGTAACAGGAGACGACGCAGTGGAGCAAGCccagaaaatgaagagagaacTGCTGGATCAGCTCGAGGAGGTCGCTGAAGAGCTGCCGCCCAACACTCTGGACGAGCTCATCGATGAACTGGGGGGACCTGAAAATGTAGCTGAG ATGACTGGCCGCAAAGGTCGCGTGGTCAGTAATGACGATGGCAGCATCACGTATGAATCTCGCTCTGAGCTGGACGTGCCGGTGGAAATCCTCAATCTCACAGAGAAGCAGAGGTTCATGGATGGAGAGAAG AACATTGCCATCATCTCAGAAGCTGCCAGCTCAGGTATCTCGCTGCAGGCCGATCGTCGAGTGAAGAACCAGCGACGGAGAGTCCACATGACACTGGAGCTGCCGTGGAGCGCAGACAGAGCGATACAGCAGTTCG GGAGAACTCACAGGTCGAACCAGGTCACAGCTCCAGAATATGTCTTCCTCATATCAGAGCTGGCAGGAGAGCAGAGATTTGCTTCCATTGTAGCCAAAAGACTAGAGAGCCTG GGAGCTCTCACTCACGGAGACAGAAGAGCAACAGAAACTCGAGATCTGAGCAGGTTTAATTTTGACAACAAA TACGGCCGAAACGCTCTGGAAATTGTGATGAAGTCTATCGTAAAGCTCGACTCTCCGTTAGTGTCTCCACCCTCTGAATTTAAAGGTGATTTCTTCAAAG AAATTCAAAAAGGATTAATAGGTGTGGGCCTCATAAATGTGGAGGACAGATCTGGCACACTCTCACTGGACAAAG ACTACAACAACATTGGGAAGTTCCTGAACCGTATTTTGGGCATGGAGGTCCACCAGCAGAACGCCTTGTTCCAGTACTTCGCTGACACACTGGGAGCAGTCATCCAAGAGGCCAAGAAGAATGGCAGATACGACATGGGCATTCTTG ATCTGGGCTCTGGTGATGAGAAGGTGAAGAAGGTGGACTGCAGGAAGTTCCTCACACCGGGCTATACCACATCTGGACATGTGGAGCTCTACACC GTGAGTGTGGAGAGAGGGATGTCCTGGGAGGAGGCGACGCATGCTTGGGCAGAACAGAACGGACCAGATGATGGCTTCTATGTACAG atgaGGAACAACAAGAAAACCGCCATCCTGGTCAAAGAGGTGAACACCAAGAAGAGGCTGTTCCTGGTGTACCGGCCGAACACGGGCCGACAGCTCAAACTGGAGACGTACGCAGACATCAAGAAGAAGTTTAAAAAG GTCTTATCAGAAGACGCCAAGCAGCACTGGACTGACCAGTACAAGTCGTCAGCAGTAATCTGCTCTCATGCGTATTG GCGGGGGAACTGTAAGAAGGCGTCGGTGGGTCTGCAGTGTGAAGTCGGACTTCGGTGCAGGACGTACTTCGTTCTGTGTGGCTCGGTGCTCAGTGTGTGGAATGAGGTGGAGCTGGTGCTCACTCCTGTCAGTGGAGCCAATGTGAAGGTGCAGATAGTCCGCCTCAGAACAGAAGATGGACAGAGGATAGTTG GACTGATCATTCCAGCgaactgtgtgtctgcattaATTAACAAGCTGTCAACATCGGACCAGAGCCAGCAGCTCGCTgtgcaggagcagcagaaacGGCAGCAGCTCCACCCTCAGAGTTTCAGTCATGCACCCAACACATAG